In the genome of Lactuca sativa cultivar Salinas chromosome 3, Lsat_Salinas_v11, whole genome shotgun sequence, the window ATTTCCTCTGTTCACATTGATTTTCTCATGTTTAGCGACGATTATATCTGCTGACTTGCTAAACGAGTTCGTCATTTCAATTCCATTCTTCTGCTTCCTGAGATCTAGGTTTTCGAACACTTAAGCTGCTATGAACTTATACACAATTTTTTAGTGATTTTTAGCTTGTAACTGTTCTTAGAGTTCTTCCTTTCTGTTTATGTACTTCATTTTCAAATAATCGAAACTCATGATGATCGTGATTCGTGAGGTTATTGAATTTGTGCTTTATTGATGACAGGGGACCATTCGCACAGATAATGCAACCAATTCCACTTACTGCGTATACGATTCAGATGTAGCAACAGGCTATGGCGTTGGCGCCTTTCTGTTTCTTCTCTCAGGCGAATCCTTACTCATGGGAGTAACCAAATGCATGTGTTTTGGAAGGCCATTAGCACCTGGTGGAAATCGAGCTTGGACCATCATCTATTTCACATTCTCATTGTAAATCTTTCATTCTCTCAACAGATATCCAAAAGAAACAAACTTTTTTTGTCCCAATTCTTGAAACTTGAAACTAAAAAGTGTTGTGTTTTTTGCATGATTTGTAGGCTGAGTTTTGTGGTTGCAGAAGCTTGTTTGATAGCAGGGGCAAAGAAGAATGCATACCATACAAAATACAAGGGGATGACAGAAAGCTTTTCATGTGATACATTAAGGAAAGGTGTTTTTGTTGCAGGAGCAGTGTTTGTGGTGGTGACAATGGTTCTGAATGTGTATTATTACATGTATTTCACTAAGGCTACAACTCAGCCTGCTCATAAAAGCAACCGATCTAGCTCAACTGTTGGAATGGCTTCTTATGCATAAGACcatgttttgagaatactttaAAGGTGTACATTTAGCATCATATGATTGCAATTATTATTTGTTGTTAGATATATGGGAATTTGGTTCTTGATCATATTATGAAAAGATCGGTTTTTGTTTGCTTGTGATCTTTGTTTTTGTGGGTCTTTTTCTGTTGGATGAAGTTGGTTTTGACCTAATTGTTTTACTTAATCCGGATATCTAGATAGAATGAGTTAATGGGTTAAGCAAAAAACGTGGCTTAATGTATCAAGACATCAATACTTCCCTTCTTGAATATTTGTGAAATTGTTGTTGGAAGGTCATATTAGTATCATTAACACGGATTATTAAGTATCTCTCATTTGTATATGGGAAATTTGAAATTTAGAACAGAATAATAGGTTGTTACCTCTAGACTCTTGTCTTGTCAAAtcacaaactatatatatattaaaaccctTGAGTTTATCGAGTTTTTATGATTTAACTCTTTTTTAGTTTTACCCCACAAATTTTCATTCAACTTTATTGTTTTATCATTTGTAATTTTTTATCGGTTTTACACTTAAAGTGAGACTTGCAATAACATCGGGTTAATATTATAAAAGCCTTAAATTTTTAACGTGTAATTGGAAAAAATcctgatattttttttattattgctgTGGCCATAATTTTATCGCAGAATTATCACTCTAGCCCACTTACCGAGTTTCATGGTTAAtttggttaatttttttttgcaaaattagtcctaaaaagttcaaatttagtcCCAGAGGTTTGaaaaaaattacaccacatggtattttaattttattttttgttttttgtatactttatttattttaggtttttttataaatatatgtacagtttttattttctttatatatatatatatatatatatatatatatatatatatatatatatatatatatatatattacttattatcattttataactttatttttcaacattttttttaaacctttttaccttttgttttctatttttagtgtatatatagagtatattagagtttttttaggttttttcatatttcttttcgtattatattttatttttttcatctttttatttatttatttattttcttatttgttttccaattttttgttttttttttgtattttcatctttttattgacattttcaaaaaatataaaatgtattaatatattagagtatattacaattttgataatttatagtttttgtaattgttttttatttttattcaagtaaATAAAGTAGTTATGTTTATATTAGTAATTTCGGttcaacttattttttttttctttagtgctattatatttatgttacgaaaaaaatgaaaattagtgTTTCAATGTGTTATATAACTTGCAaattaaatcatatttctatatgtgaTATCAATAGATTAAATTCaagataatatttttcaatttgataatagactagaaaaaacaaaacaaaaaaaataatagtcgatctttataaaaaaaacttgttaTAGTAATTTATATCGAATTCAAGTTCGTTTACTTGAATCAAAGtaataaaaacattagaaaaaccataaataaataaaatagggaaaaaaatagaaaacaaaaattataatatgaaaaaaccttagaaaaaatattagaaaaaccataaataacaaaaagtagaaaaaaataaaaaaataaaaaggtgaaaaaaataaaatataatacgaaaagaaatatgaaaaaaccaaaaaaaaaaactctaatatactatatatatacactaaaaaatagaaaacaaaaggtaaaaaggttaaaaaaaactgttgaaaaataaagttaaaaaatgaaaataaatacattatatatataaaaagaaaataaaaaatgtacatatatttataaaaaaaccgaaaataaatacaatatacaaaaacaaaaaataaagttaaaaaaccaTATGGTGTAATTTTTTTCAAACTTCGGGGATTAAATTTGAACTATTTAGGACTAATTTTGCAAAAAAGTTAACCAACTTAACCATGAAACTTGTTAAGTAGGCTAGAGTGATAACTC includes:
- the LOC111904543 gene encoding uncharacterized protein LOC111904543, yielding MGEGKGSSLVHLLVIILCLVAFGFAIAAERRRSTGTIRTDNATNSTYCVYDSDVATGYGVGAFLFLLSGESLLMGVTKCMCFGRPLAPGGNRAWTIIYFTFSLLSFVVAEACLIAGAKKNAYHTKYKGMTESFSCDTLRKGVFVAGAVFVVVTMVLNVYYYMYFTKATTQPAHKSNRSSSTVGMASYA